A genomic segment from Amycolatopsis camponoti encodes:
- a CDS encoding response regulator transcription factor: MRVLVVDDDEAVRRSLEHALRRDGYQVSLAADGVQALDELGRSRPEVIVLDVLVPEPNGLEICRRLRRRGDQTPILMLTARDLIEDRVAGLDAGADDYLVKPFALDELRARLRALLRRTGAVQEVLRFAGIEMDTTTCRVQRSGRAIELTRTEYSLLELFLRNPQRVLSRELIFESVWGYDFGPASNQLWVYISYLRGKLESAGEPRLIQTVRGLGYVLREEP; encoded by the coding sequence GTGCGGGTACTGGTAGTCGATGACGACGAGGCCGTCCGCCGCTCGCTGGAGCATGCGCTGCGCCGGGACGGCTATCAGGTGTCCCTCGCGGCCGACGGCGTGCAGGCGCTGGACGAGCTCGGCCGGTCGCGGCCCGAGGTGATCGTGCTGGACGTGCTGGTTCCCGAACCGAACGGCCTGGAGATCTGCCGACGGCTGCGCCGCCGCGGCGACCAGACGCCGATTCTCATGCTCACCGCGCGCGACCTGATCGAGGACCGCGTCGCCGGGCTGGACGCGGGCGCCGACGACTACCTGGTCAAGCCGTTCGCGCTGGACGAGCTGCGGGCACGGCTGCGAGCCCTGCTGCGGCGCACCGGCGCGGTCCAGGAGGTGCTGCGGTTCGCCGGCATCGAGATGGACACCACCACCTGCCGGGTGCAGCGCAGCGGTCGGGCGATCGAGCTGACTCGCACCGAATACTCGCTGCTGGAGTTGTTCCTGCGCAACCCACAGCGCGTGCTGAGCCGCGAGCTGATCTTCGAATCGGTGTGGGGCTACGACTTCGGGCCCGCATCCAACCAGCTGTGGGTCTACATCTCCTACCTACGCGGAAAACTGGAGTCCGCCGGTGAGCCCCGGCTGATCCAGACCGTGCGCGGCCTGGGATACGTGTTACGGGAAGAACCATGA
- a CDS encoding GNAT family N-acetyltransferase — protein sequence MIRFHDLTATDADIALLTVFYQDHYAAEFPDPDERESLANMIEYLRLREQGWYGHNNYHIILASMNGVTVGCSVVDYFAGPNAGMIEFLMVVPAFRNAGVGRAILAETERVLESDATAGAGAPLAHVFAEINDPFLPTGAPDNLDPADRALVWDRWGFRGLDLPYVQPALSEAQEPVTNLLLICKTFGEPCTPRTVRSAVADYVRWAMRVEDPERCPEFQALAAHLATLGSVGMFSLARYIGHPIPHARPLTAPTDPDWTAAMALYRTAFGTTEYGIPESEFTQEYPVPLHFWTLRRTPTSAVAGLVTFFTLTTAGFGGYGLFTDDLRGIGALRPTIAQVELQMLADRPTTRGWYIEVAPKTDPAPFRAVGFVELPIRYTVPSPNGDELPATLMYKPIGRHYSPALPTKSEVKVAVREIREVIYGFQPGEPVHRP from the coding sequence TTGATCCGCTTCCACGACCTCACCGCCACCGACGCCGACATCGCACTGCTCACCGTCTTTTACCAGGACCACTACGCCGCCGAATTTCCCGACCCCGACGAGCGGGAATCGCTGGCCAACATGATCGAGTACCTGCGGCTGCGCGAGCAGGGCTGGTACGGGCACAACAATTACCACATCATTCTCGCATCGATGAATGGTGTGACGGTGGGCTGCTCGGTAGTGGATTACTTCGCCGGGCCCAATGCCGGAATGATCGAGTTCCTGATGGTGGTTCCCGCGTTCCGCAACGCAGGCGTGGGACGGGCCATCCTCGCCGAGACCGAACGTGTCCTCGAATCGGATGCCACGGCCGGTGCCGGCGCACCGCTTGCCCACGTGTTCGCCGAGATCAACGACCCCTTCTTGCCGACAGGGGCGCCGGACAACCTCGACCCGGCCGATCGCGCGCTGGTCTGGGACCGGTGGGGCTTCCGCGGTTTGGACCTGCCCTACGTCCAGCCGGCGTTGTCCGAAGCCCAGGAACCGGTCACCAACCTGCTGCTCATCTGCAAGACGTTCGGCGAGCCGTGCACGCCGCGGACGGTGCGCTCGGCCGTGGCCGACTACGTCCGCTGGGCCATGCGCGTGGAGGATCCGGAGCGCTGCCCCGAGTTCCAGGCGCTCGCAGCTCACCTGGCCACGCTCGGATCCGTCGGAATGTTCTCCCTCGCGCGCTACATAGGACATCCGATCCCGCACGCGCGGCCACTGACCGCGCCGACGGACCCCGACTGGACCGCCGCGATGGCTCTCTACCGCACGGCCTTCGGTACCACGGAGTACGGCATCCCCGAGTCGGAGTTCACCCAGGAATACCCGGTACCCCTGCATTTCTGGACGCTACGACGCACACCCACGTCCGCGGTCGCCGGCCTGGTCACGTTCTTTACCCTGACCACCGCCGGATTCGGCGGCTACGGACTGTTCACCGACGACCTGCGCGGCATCGGCGCCCTGCGCCCGACGATCGCCCAGGTCGAGCTCCAGATGCTCGCCGACCGACCCACCACCCGAGGCTGGTACATCGAAGTGGCACCGAAGACCGACCCGGCCCCGTTCCGGGCTGTCGGCTTCGTCGAACTTCCCATCCGCTACACCGTCCCGTCCCCCAACGGGGACGAACTGCCCGCCACGCTCATGTACAAACCGATCGGCCGCCACTATTCACCAGCGCTCCCGACCAAGTCCGAAGTGAAGGTCGCTGTTCGAGAGATCAGGGAAGTCATCTACGGCTTTCAGCCCGGCGAACCTGTTCATCGACCCTGA
- a CDS encoding class I SAM-dependent methyltransferase, with amino-acid sequence MGPEVQHLHASSFGAAAGAYAEHRPDYASAAVRWALEPAPGSRVLDLGAGTGKLTSTLVALDTDVIAVEPDPAMLTELRRALPAVRALAGSAEAIPLPDASVDAVLAGNAMHWFDMAVAAPEIARVLAPGGVLAGLWNVMDDRVDWVAGLARFSGSAVIGPRDTLRSWRAATAGLPLGTGPGVGFGSLEQAEFPHRQRRTADSLVATLATRAGVLVMAEREREVTLSRIRTFLASRPETAGGEFALPMLTGVLRVRQLFLS; translated from the coding sequence ATGGGACCAGAAGTTCAGCACCTCCATGCCTCGTCCTTCGGCGCCGCGGCAGGTGCCTACGCCGAGCACCGTCCGGACTACGCGTCGGCTGCGGTGCGGTGGGCGCTGGAGCCCGCGCCCGGATCGCGCGTGCTGGACCTCGGGGCCGGAACCGGCAAGCTGACCAGCACGCTGGTTGCGCTGGACACCGATGTCATCGCGGTGGAACCCGACCCGGCGATGCTGACCGAGCTACGCCGCGCATTGCCGGCTGTCCGCGCGCTTGCGGGTAGTGCCGAGGCGATACCGCTGCCGGACGCGTCCGTCGATGCCGTGCTGGCCGGCAACGCCATGCACTGGTTCGACATGGCCGTTGCGGCGCCCGAGATAGCAAGGGTTCTCGCACCCGGTGGCGTGCTGGCCGGTCTCTGGAACGTCATGGACGACCGGGTCGATTGGGTTGCCGGTCTCGCGCGGTTCAGCGGCAGCGCGGTCATCGGCCCGCGTGACACGCTCCGCAGCTGGCGTGCGGCGACGGCCGGCTTGCCCCTCGGCACCGGCCCGGGTGTGGGGTTCGGCTCCCTGGAGCAGGCCGAGTTCCCGCACAGGCAGCGTCGCACCGCCGACTCCCTCGTCGCGACGCTCGCCACCCGTGCGGGTGTGCTGGTCATGGCCGAGCGGGAACGGGAGGTCACGCTGAGCCGGATCCGGACTTTCCTCGCGAGCAGGCCCGAAACCGCCGGCGGCGAGTTCGCCCTCCCGATGCTGACCGGCGTACTGCGCGTCCGACAGCTGTTCCTTTCGTGA
- a CDS encoding suppressor of fused domain protein gives MTETEDAPGWDAIDAALAQLYPDVEPRHVGYFPPRGFQGAGLQGCSAYPADRHWHYITYGLSELYQLAPEADPEWSGWGFELTCRTVRGTETEPPEWPFAILNQLAKHVNTNDVLLEPGHRIDLRQPITGHPHLPDAPPSELTVYALTLDPQLGCIQTPNGKVTFLQAVGVSSREKTRMLETSTAAVLTDLAESNPLYITDPHRQG, from the coding sequence GTGACGGAGACCGAGGACGCACCGGGCTGGGACGCCATTGACGCGGCTCTGGCCCAGCTGTACCCCGACGTGGAGCCACGGCACGTCGGCTACTTCCCGCCGCGAGGGTTCCAGGGAGCAGGCCTCCAGGGCTGCTCGGCGTACCCGGCCGACCGGCATTGGCACTACATCACCTACGGCTTGAGCGAGTTGTACCAGCTAGCCCCTGAAGCCGACCCGGAATGGTCGGGCTGGGGATTCGAACTCACCTGCCGCACCGTCCGGGGCACCGAGACCGAGCCCCCAGAGTGGCCGTTTGCGATACTCAACCAGCTCGCGAAGCACGTCAACACCAACGACGTCCTCCTCGAACCCGGACACCGCATCGACCTACGGCAACCGATCACCGGCCACCCACACCTGCCCGACGCCCCGCCGAGTGAGCTGACCGTGTACGCCCTGACGCTCGACCCACAGCTGGGGTGCATCCAAACCCCCAACGGCAAGGTCACCTTCCTCCAAGCCGTGGGTGTCTCCAGCCGGGAGAAGACCCGCATGCTCGAGACCTCCACAGCGGCGGTGCTCACCGATCTGGCCGAGAGCAACCCCTTGTACATCACCGACCCGCACCGTCAGGGCTGA
- a CDS encoding DUF5958 family protein: protein MHERAIIINELAQGRRSTAFGVGWFSAVAGSEQLAVLEEIAGYCIQARATTDDVQEAIRRAELKPTYTPAVLAVRGPVHVQLPKITILPAAERVKAFRLLIALLGIADGRRRAVFCSQGCSHSWHRLGSTLAG from the coding sequence GTGCATGAGCGCGCAATCATCATCAACGAGCTGGCGCAGGGCCGGCGCTCGACCGCGTTCGGTGTCGGTTGGTTCAGTGCTGTGGCAGGTAGCGAGCAGCTCGCCGTACTGGAGGAGATCGCCGGCTACTGCATTCAGGCACGGGCGACCACCGACGACGTTCAGGAAGCAATTCGGCGAGCGGAGCTGAAGCCCACCTACACGCCGGCCGTCCTGGCGGTACGCGGCCCCGTGCACGTGCAACTGCCGAAGATCACGATTCTCCCTGCCGCCGAGCGGGTCAAGGCGTTCCGCTTACTGATCGCGCTGCTCGGCATCGCCGACGGGCGGCGGCGTGCCGTGTTCTGCAGTCAGGGCTGCAGTCATTCTTGGCATCGGCTGGGTTCCACGCTCGCAGGCTGA
- a CDS encoding N-acetyltransferase has product MSWLPDDFVHPVYTPVPDTGLHLRPIREADTALDYPAVMGSRERLWGIFGPAWSWPKESMTFEEDRLDLLRHEKEIAAHQSFNYALLDEEETAILGCVYIDPPERTGSDGEVAWWVVDDLVGSEVEQALDALVPQWIAADWPFRRPRFLGRDIDWQDWLALPPIS; this is encoded by the coding sequence ATGAGCTGGCTGCCCGACGATTTCGTCCACCCGGTCTACACGCCCGTGCCCGACACCGGGCTTCACCTGCGGCCGATCCGGGAGGCGGACACCGCTCTCGATTACCCGGCTGTGATGGGCTCTCGGGAGCGGTTGTGGGGGATCTTCGGTCCGGCCTGGTCTTGGCCCAAGGAGTCGATGACGTTCGAGGAGGACCGCCTCGACCTGTTGCGGCACGAGAAGGAGATAGCCGCGCATCAGTCGTTCAACTACGCGCTGCTGGACGAAGAGGAGACCGCGATCCTCGGTTGCGTGTACATCGACCCGCCCGAGCGCACCGGTTCCGACGGCGAGGTGGCGTGGTGGGTGGTGGACGACCTCGTCGGTAGCGAAGTGGAGCAAGCGCTCGACGCGCTGGTACCGCAGTGGATCGCCGCCGACTGGCCCTTCCGGCGGCCCCGCTTTCTGGGTCGCGACATCGACTGGCAGGACTGGCTCGCGCTGCCGCCCATCTCGTGA